In Mesorhizobium sp. 113-3-3, a genomic segment contains:
- the putA gene encoding bifunctional proline dehydrogenase/L-glutamate gamma-semialdehyde dehydrogenase PutA: MPLDAIRQQIRANYLPDEDEAVKRLAEATGLSAADRDAISARAADLVRAVRGSSDPRLMEVFLSAYGLSTKEGVALMCLAEALLRVPDTETMDDLIADKIAPHDWSAHSGGSSSIFVNASTWALMLTGRVLDEGEGGIEGTLRSMVRRLGEPVIRKAVAAAMREMGEQFVLGRTIDEAVKRGRPMTQKGYLYSFDMLGEAARTEADALRYHKAYADAISSLDAGSNGPDIRQNHGISVKLSALHPRYEVAQKEEMLPVMSQRLLSLAVAARHSRMGLNIDAEEADRLDLSLDVIERVLAEPELAGWNGFGVVVQAYGSRAAFVIDWLYALAKKYDRTIMVRLVKGAYWDTEIKRAQTLGLTGYPVFTRKANTDVSYMACAKKLLGMTDRIYPQFATHNAHTVAAILSMATSRDSFEFQRLHGMGEALHETVRQAEGTRCRIYAPVGAHSDLLAYLVRRLLENGANSSFVHQLTDEDVEPEDIARDPLQTIETQGPAANPAIARPSQIFGAGRRNSKGFDITDTVTLAAIDKARAAFAGPDRWHAKPITRAAGYGKPRPVVNPAKPDEVVGTVHEAAAKQVAIAVRIAVDAQPAWAKRPVAERAAILNRAADLYEDNAVEFFALATREAGKSLADGVAEVREAVDFLRYYAAEAANAEAGTQARGAIVCISPWNFPLAIFTGQIAAALVTGNSVIAKPAEQTPLIAFRAVELLREAGVPEDVIQLLPGDGPSVGAPLTADPRIAGVCFTGSTEVAKLIEKQLAETAAPDAMLIAETGGLNAMIVDSTALPEQAVRDILASAFQSAGQRCSALRVLYVQKDVEKKMLEMLKGAMEALNIGDPWRISTDVGPVIDEEAQASISDYCTKKGLEGRLIAKLEAPKVGRFVAPHVFRVKGIEEMEREVFGPVLHVATFDADGIDAVIAAINRKGYGLTFGLHTRIEGRVQHFVDGIHAGNIYVNRNQIGAVVGSQPFGGEGLSGTGPKAGGPHYLRRFRKGPEAGTEVGEGHKVTATELADNLPDPTLGGWSTRPDRIAILRKHLRGKGAAAIGAAAAIDFGQVDLPGPTGEANTLSLSPRGRVLCLGPDADTLLAQTIQALAAGNAVLAVAPGAPAALSALTGKGLPLAAIDGRPDPVEARSLRVDVVAFSGTPEAARIVRKVIADRTGPIVPLVSEVLNPAAYAHERAVCVDTTAAGGNASLLAAA; this comes from the coding sequence ATGCCGCTCGACGCCATCCGCCAGCAGATTCGCGCCAACTATCTTCCCGACGAAGACGAGGCCGTGAAGCGCCTGGCCGAGGCGACAGGGCTTTCGGCCGCGGATCGCGATGCGATCTCGGCGCGAGCCGCCGATCTGGTGCGGGCGGTGCGCGGCTCGTCCGATCCCCGGCTGATGGAGGTCTTTCTCTCGGCTTACGGTCTTTCCACCAAGGAGGGCGTGGCGCTGATGTGCCTGGCCGAGGCGCTGCTGCGCGTGCCGGACACCGAGACGATGGACGATCTGATCGCCGACAAGATCGCGCCGCATGACTGGTCCGCGCATTCGGGCGGGTCGAGCTCGATCTTCGTCAATGCCTCGACCTGGGCGCTGATGCTGACCGGCCGCGTGCTGGACGAGGGCGAGGGCGGTATTGAAGGCACGCTGCGCTCCATGGTGCGCAGGCTGGGCGAGCCCGTCATCCGCAAGGCGGTGGCCGCCGCCATGCGCGAGATGGGCGAACAGTTCGTGCTGGGCCGCACCATTGACGAAGCCGTCAAGCGCGGCCGGCCGATGACGCAGAAGGGCTATCTCTATTCCTTCGACATGCTGGGCGAGGCGGCCCGCACCGAGGCCGACGCGCTGCGCTACCACAAGGCCTATGCCGACGCGATTTCCTCGCTCGATGCCGGCTCCAACGGGCCTGACATCAGGCAGAACCATGGCATCTCGGTGAAGCTCTCGGCGCTGCATCCGCGCTACGAAGTGGCGCAGAAGGAAGAGATGCTGCCCGTCATGTCTCAGCGGCTGCTGTCGCTGGCGGTTGCGGCCAGGCATTCGCGCATGGGCCTCAACATCGACGCCGAGGAAGCCGACCGTCTCGATCTGTCACTCGACGTCATCGAGCGGGTGCTGGCCGAGCCGGAACTCGCCGGCTGGAACGGCTTTGGCGTGGTGGTGCAGGCGTATGGGTCACGCGCGGCCTTCGTCATCGACTGGCTCTACGCCCTGGCGAAGAAATACGACCGCACCATCATGGTGCGGCTGGTCAAGGGCGCCTATTGGGACACCGAGATCAAGCGGGCGCAGACGCTCGGGCTCACCGGCTATCCCGTCTTCACCCGCAAGGCCAACACCGACGTGTCCTACATGGCTTGTGCCAAGAAACTGCTTGGCATGACCGACCGCATCTATCCGCAGTTCGCCACCCACAATGCACACACCGTCGCCGCCATCCTGTCGATGGCTACGAGCCGCGATTCCTTCGAATTCCAGCGCCTGCATGGCATGGGCGAGGCGTTGCACGAGACGGTGCGCCAGGCCGAAGGCACGCGCTGCCGCATCTATGCGCCGGTCGGCGCGCATTCGGACCTTTTGGCCTATCTGGTCCGCCGGCTGCTGGAGAACGGCGCCAACTCCTCCTTCGTGCACCAACTGACCGACGAGGATGTCGAGCCGGAAGATATTGCGCGCGATCCGCTGCAGACAATCGAGACTCAGGGCCCCGCCGCCAATCCGGCGATTGCCCGGCCGTCGCAGATCTTTGGCGCCGGCCGCCGCAATTCGAAAGGCTTTGACATCACCGACACGGTGACGCTGGCGGCCATCGACAAGGCCAGGGCGGCCTTTGCCGGACCGGACCGCTGGCATGCCAAGCCGATCACGCGCGCCGCCGGCTACGGCAAGCCGCGTCCGGTGGTCAATCCGGCCAAGCCCGATGAAGTGGTCGGCACGGTTCACGAGGCCGCCGCCAAGCAGGTCGCCATTGCCGTGCGCATCGCGGTGGACGCGCAGCCGGCCTGGGCAAAGCGTCCGGTTGCCGAACGCGCCGCCATCCTCAACCGAGCCGCCGACCTCTATGAAGACAATGCGGTCGAGTTCTTCGCGCTCGCCACCCGCGAGGCCGGCAAATCGCTGGCCGACGGCGTGGCGGAAGTGCGCGAGGCGGTCGACTTCCTGCGCTACTACGCCGCCGAGGCGGCGAACGCCGAGGCGGGCACGCAAGCGCGCGGCGCCATCGTCTGCATTTCGCCGTGGAATTTTCCGCTCGCCATCTTCACCGGCCAGATTGCAGCGGCGCTGGTCACCGGCAATTCGGTCATCGCCAAGCCGGCCGAGCAGACGCCGCTGATCGCCTTCCGCGCCGTCGAATTGCTGCGCGAGGCCGGCGTGCCGGAAGACGTCATCCAGCTTCTGCCCGGCGACGGCCCCTCGGTCGGCGCGCCGCTGACCGCTGATCCGCGTATCGCCGGCGTCTGCTTCACCGGCTCGACCGAGGTCGCCAAGCTGATCGAAAAGCAGTTGGCCGAAACCGCCGCGCCCGACGCCATGCTGATCGCCGAGACCGGCGGCCTCAACGCCATGATCGTCGATTCCACCGCGCTGCCCGAGCAGGCGGTGCGAGACATACTGGCTTCGGCCTTCCAGAGTGCCGGCCAGCGCTGCTCGGCGCTGCGCGTGCTCTATGTCCAGAAGGATGTCGAGAAGAAGATGCTGGAGATGCTGAAGGGCGCCATGGAAGCGCTCAACATCGGTGACCCCTGGCGGATTTCGACCGATGTCGGTCCGGTGATCGACGAAGAGGCGCAGGCCTCGATCAGCGACTATTGCACGAAAAAGGGGCTCGAGGGCCGGCTGATCGCCAAGCTCGAGGCGCCGAAGGTCGGCCGCTTCGTCGCGCCGCATGTCTTCCGGGTCAAGGGCATCGAGGAGATGGAGCGCGAGGTGTTCGGCCCGGTGCTACATGTCGCCACCTTCGACGCCGACGGAATCGATGCGGTGATCGCCGCCATCAACCGCAAGGGCTATGGCCTGACCTTCGGCCTGCACACCCGCATCGAGGGCCGCGTCCAGCATTTCGTCGACGGCATCCATGCCGGCAACATCTACGTCAACCGCAACCAGATCGGCGCCGTCGTCGGCTCGCAGCCCTTCGGCGGCGAGGGGCTGTCGGGCACCGGTCCGAAGGCCGGCGGCCCGCATTATCTGCGCCGCTTCCGCAAGGGGCCGGAAGCCGGCACGGAAGTTGGCGAGGGCCACAAGGTGACGGCGACCGAGCTGGCCGACAATCTGCCCGATCCGACGCTCGGCGGCTGGTCGACGCGTCCGGACCGGATCGCCATCCTGAGGAAGCACCTGCGCGGCAAGGGCGCGGCGGCCATCGGTGCCGCTGCTGCAATCGATTTCGGCCAGGTCGACCTGCCCGGACCGACCGGCGAGGCCAACACGCTGTCGCTGTCGCCGCGCGGGCGGGTGCTGTGCCTGGGGCCGGATGCCGATACGCTGCTGGCCCAGACCATCCAGGCGCTCGCCGCCGGCAATGCGGTGCTGGCCGTGGCCCCCGGTGCACCAGCTGCATTGTCGGCGCTCACCGGCAAGGGCTTGCCGCTCGCCGCTATCGATGGCCGCCCCGATCCGGTCGAGGCGCGCTCGCTGCGCGTCGATGTCGTGGCTTTTTCGGGCACGCCGGAAGCCGCGCGCATCGTGCGCAAGGTGATCGCCGACAGGACTGGCCCGATCGTGCCGCTAGTCAGCGAGGTGCTCAACCCGGCTGCCTATGCGCATGAGCGCGCGGTCTGCGTCGACACGACTGCCGCCGGCGGCAATGCCAGTCTCTTGGCTGCGGCTTAA
- a CDS encoding cytochrome-c peroxidase — protein sequence MKRLFCFLALMVAVILVGCGKPDFSDAEKKTIASLALNTLPSLKPDTTNRFADVPAAAALGSTLFFDLGMSRDGTVSCSTCHKIDRQFQDDLPQAVGVGRTNRRTMPLAGVARDPWFFWDGRRDSLWAQALTPLENPLEQAGNRAAYAHYIKARFGERYERIFGPLPDFSGIPPNASPLGNDAEKAAWNAMSDTQRDAINRVYANIGKAIAAFERSIEPEQTRFDRFALDLATGAEPKGDAVFSREEILGLKLFIGKANCVTCHNGPRFTDNGFHNTGVPAVPGLPPDRGRVDAVAQVEADPFNCFGAYRDGDVAACGELRFMVKDAPQLIRAYKTPSLRGAATRPPYMHAGQFSSLDEVVAHYAKAAPSVEGVSEIHPLQLSDRERSALVAFLKTLSE from the coding sequence ATGAAGCGCCTTTTCTGCTTTCTGGCGCTGATGGTCGCCGTCATCCTCGTCGGCTGCGGCAAGCCGGATTTTTCCGACGCCGAGAAGAAGACCATCGCCTCGCTGGCGTTGAACACGCTGCCGTCGCTGAAGCCCGACACCACCAACCGCTTCGCCGACGTGCCGGCCGCCGCGGCCCTCGGCTCGACGCTGTTCTTCGATCTCGGCATGAGCCGCGACGGCACGGTGTCGTGCTCGACCTGCCACAAGATCGACCGCCAGTTTCAGGACGACCTGCCACAAGCCGTCGGCGTCGGCCGCACCAACCGGCGCACAATGCCGCTGGCCGGCGTCGCGCGCGACCCCTGGTTCTTCTGGGACGGCCGCCGCGACAGCCTGTGGGCGCAAGCGCTGACACCGCTGGAAAACCCGCTGGAGCAGGCGGGAAACCGCGCCGCCTACGCGCATTACATCAAGGCGCGCTTCGGCGAGCGCTATGAGCGCATCTTCGGGCCGCTGCCCGATTTTTCCGGCATTCCGCCGAATGCCAGCCCGCTCGGAAACGATGCCGAGAAGGCCGCCTGGAACGCAATGAGCGACACGCAGCGCGACGCCATCAACCGCGTCTATGCCAACATCGGCAAGGCGATCGCGGCCTTCGAACGCTCGATCGAGCCGGAGCAGACGCGCTTCGATCGCTTTGCCTTGGACCTCGCCACAGGCGCCGAGCCGAAGGGCGATGCGGTCTTTTCGCGGGAAGAAATCCTCGGGCTGAAACTCTTCATCGGCAAGGCCAATTGCGTGACCTGCCACAATGGTCCTCGCTTCACCGACAACGGTTTTCACAACACCGGAGTGCCGGCCGTCCCGGGCCTGCCGCCGGATCGTGGGCGGGTCGATGCGGTGGCACAGGTCGAGGCCGATCCGTTCAACTGCTTCGGTGCCTATCGCGATGGCGACGTCGCCGCCTGCGGCGAACTGCGCTTCATGGTCAAGGATGCGCCGCAGCTGATCCGCGCCTACAAGACGCCGTCGCTGCGCGGTGCGGCGACGCGGCCGCCCTACATGCATGCCGGGCAGTTTTCGTCGCTCGACGAGGTGGTGGCGCATTACGCCAAGGCGGCGCCCAGCGTGGAGGGCGTGTCCGAAATTCACCCGCTGCAGTTGTCGGACCGCGAACGCTCGGCGCTGGTGGCGTTTTTGAAGACGCTTTCGGAGTAA
- a CDS encoding aldose epimerase family protein → MAMKDGEVFGTTQAGEPVRRFTIRGGGLTANIIGLGAIIQDLRLTGHDAPLVLGYNTLDAYEADNAFFGAVVGRYANRIRDGRFTINGNRYQTEQNFLGKHSLHGGSQGYSHRPWAVSLHGRDFVTLTLHDPDGAMGFPGALDVTCTYRLKIPGTLSVELTATCEEPTLCNLTQHSYFNLDDGGTGDVLDHRMMLNAGAYLPVDSDMIPTGVVKPVDGTPFDFRQARPLRMETEGEQLPYDQNFCLASARGPLRQAAWTQGASSGVEMEVWTTEPGVQLYTGQYVTPRKGLEGRDYKAFSAFCLEPQIWPDAPNRPYFPQATLWPGAIYHHVTEYRFRLP, encoded by the coding sequence ATGGCGATGAAGGACGGCGAGGTTTTCGGCACGACGCAGGCAGGCGAGCCGGTGCGCCGCTTCACCATCAGGGGCGGCGGCCTCACCGCCAACATCATCGGGCTCGGCGCCATCATCCAGGATTTGCGCCTGACCGGTCATGATGCGCCGCTGGTGCTCGGCTACAACACTCTGGACGCCTATGAAGCCGACAACGCCTTCTTCGGCGCGGTGGTCGGCCGCTATGCCAACCGCATCCGCGATGGCCGCTTCACCATCAATGGCAATCGCTACCAGACTGAGCAAAATTTCCTCGGCAAGCACTCGCTGCATGGCGGGTCGCAAGGCTATTCGCACCGGCCGTGGGCGGTTTCGCTGCATGGCCGGGATTTCGTCACGCTGACGCTGCACGATCCCGACGGCGCGATGGGCTTTCCCGGCGCGCTGGACGTCACCTGCACCTACAGGCTGAAGATCCCCGGCACGCTCAGCGTCGAACTGACGGCGACCTGCGAGGAGCCTACACTGTGCAATCTCACCCAGCACTCCTATTTCAACCTGGACGATGGCGGCACCGGCGACGTCCTCGACCACAGGATGATGCTGAACGCGGGCGCCTATCTGCCTGTCGACAGCGACATGATCCCGACCGGCGTGGTCAAGCCGGTCGACGGCACGCCCTTCGATTTCCGCCAGGCGCGGCCGCTGCGCATGGAGACCGAGGGCGAGCAGTTGCCCTATGACCAGAATTTCTGCCTCGCCTCCGCGCGTGGGCCGCTGCGGCAAGCGGCATGGACGCAAGGGGCTAGTTCCGGCGTCGAGATGGAGGTCTGGACCACGGAGCCAGGCGTTCAGCTCTATACCGGTCAGTATGTGACGCCGCGCAAGGGGCTGGAAGGCCGCGACTACAAGGCTTTTTCCGCCTTCTGCCTGGAGCCGCAAATATGGCCGGATGCGCCGAACCGGCCATATTTCCCGCAGGCGACGCTATGGCCAGGTGCCATTTATCACCACGTCACAGAATATCGTTTCCGCCTGCCATAG
- a CDS encoding Lrp/AsnC family transcriptional regulator, giving the protein MTEDQLDRIDRNILAALASNGRLSMSELAAKVGLSKTPVQARVKRLEKDGYIRGYQAIIDRERMGEGHVAFVQVKLSDTRSAALDAFNRSVQAVPEIEQCHMMASSFDYLLKVRTRDIAAYRRVLGERISALPHVAQTSTFVAMETVKDR; this is encoded by the coding sequence ATGACAGAAGACCAATTGGACCGCATCGACCGAAACATCCTGGCCGCACTGGCAAGCAATGGCCGGCTTTCCATGTCGGAACTCGCGGCAAAGGTCGGTCTTTCGAAGACGCCGGTGCAGGCGCGCGTGAAGCGGCTGGAAAAGGACGGCTATATAAGGGGCTACCAGGCGATCATCGACCGCGAGCGCATGGGCGAAGGCCATGTCGCCTTCGTCCAGGTGAAACTGTCCGACACCCGATCGGCCGCGCTCGACGCGTTCAACCGGTCGGTGCAGGCCGTACCAGAGATCGAACAGTGCCATATGATGGCGTCGAGCTTCGATTACCTGCTGAAGGTCCGCACAAGGGACATCGCCGCCTACCGCCGCGTGCTGGGCGAGCGCATCTCGGCGCTCCCCCATGTGGCGCAAACCTCGACCTTCGTGGCGATGGAGACGGTGAAGGACAGGTAA
- a CDS encoding bleomycin resistance protein, with protein sequence MASPVNDPARSIPVLPSPDIVATRDFYRDELGFGVVEPEMDDYLIMRRGEIEIHFWKSDDRKLPEVSSCYIRGGEVPALHAEFSARGVKALSPFTVRPWNMKEFHIRDPHGNLLKFGCAPEEI encoded by the coding sequence ATGGCATCGCCTGTGAACGATCCCGCGCGCAGCATTCCGGTTCTGCCTTCGCCCGACATTGTGGCAACGCGTGATTTCTATCGCGACGAACTCGGCTTCGGTGTCGTCGAGCCGGAGATGGACGACTACCTGATCATGCGCCGGGGCGAGATCGAAATCCATTTCTGGAAAAGCGACGACCGCAAGCTGCCCGAAGTCTCGTCCTGCTACATCAGGGGCGGCGAAGTGCCAGCGCTACATGCCGAATTTTCAGCGCGCGGGGTCAAGGCGCTCAGCCCGTTCACCGTGCGGCCCTGGAACATGAAGGAATTCCATATCCGGGATCCCCACGGCAATCTGCTGAAATTCGGCTGCGCCCCCGAAGAGATTTAA
- a CDS encoding FixH family protein, with amino-acid sequence MASIWRYLLAGLGLAALLAGVLAVVYLTAPQSAQLAGPDVSRTKKTDNGLYMASFVPERGVVRQGELESWLLTLKTKTGASVERAAIAISGGMPQHNHGLPTSPQVTDYLGDGRYRIEGLKFTMSGWWQLRFAISSGAGSDTVLFNVVL; translated from the coding sequence TTGGCATCGATATGGCGTTATCTCCTGGCGGGTCTTGGTCTGGCTGCGCTGCTGGCGGGCGTTCTCGCGGTCGTCTATCTGACGGCGCCGCAATCGGCGCAGCTTGCCGGCCCGGATGTCTCGCGGACGAAGAAAACCGACAACGGGCTGTATATGGCGAGCTTCGTGCCGGAACGGGGCGTGGTGCGGCAGGGCGAACTGGAATCCTGGCTGCTGACCCTGAAAACAAAGACAGGGGCTTCGGTGGAGCGCGCGGCGATCGCCATCTCCGGCGGCATGCCGCAACACAATCACGGCCTGCCGACCAGCCCGCAGGTGACCGACTATCTCGGCGATGGCCGTTACCGCATCGAGGGGCTGAAATTCACCATGAGCGGCTGGTGGCAACTTCGGTTCGCCATCTCGTCCGGCGCCGGCTCCGATACGGTGCTGTTCAACGTGGTGCTGTGA
- a CDS encoding TonB family protein: MTFARRPLQFPARDMQEISPLPDAGSELAIAPAEPLAVARPAARWPVALVASGLLHAAVAAFFLISPSGTFDSRNAEQPEGSDHAGDKVAGSALDKDPAAINVTLEPKPQPTKPEPAVRPLPPTKPSQAEQQAVRQAPQPTQEAAKSLPKPLPEAVKQLAATPDILVAATPRPDKQSVAARAETPAQPSVQAESAETPVNVPDQPPIPIARPTPAAIPSKAADAKRGTADGQDRLAQAASKGKRQDEAGSAAESSYRSDVISKLGRVYRAVPPSLQATARSNTVVTFIIGRQGNIDELRVVESSGSATFDQIVLGFVRKAAPFPPIPPKVGNSLEFTGAIGPF; the protein is encoded by the coding sequence TTGACTTTTGCCCGCCGGCCGCTGCAATTTCCGGCCCGCGACATGCAGGAAATCAGTCCCCTCCCCGACGCTGGCAGCGAGCTGGCGATAGCGCCGGCCGAGCCGCTCGCAGTCGCGCGGCCGGCGGCTCGATGGCCTGTTGCGCTCGTCGCCTCCGGTCTGCTTCATGCCGCCGTGGCGGCATTCTTTCTGATCTCGCCCTCCGGCACATTCGATTCCCGGAACGCGGAGCAACCGGAAGGCAGCGATCACGCAGGCGACAAGGTGGCCGGCAGCGCTCTGGACAAGGATCCGGCGGCGATCAATGTCACGCTGGAACCGAAACCGCAGCCGACCAAACCGGAGCCGGCGGTCAGACCGCTGCCGCCGACAAAGCCCTCGCAGGCTGAGCAGCAAGCCGTAAGGCAAGCTCCCCAACCGACACAGGAAGCAGCCAAGTCGCTGCCCAAGCCTTTGCCGGAAGCGGTCAAACAGCTAGCGGCAACGCCGGACATACTGGTGGCGGCGACCCCGCGCCCTGACAAGCAGAGCGTGGCTGCCAGGGCCGAAACACCGGCACAGCCAAGCGTCCAGGCCGAGAGCGCCGAGACGCCTGTCAACGTGCCGGACCAACCGCCGATCCCCATAGCCAGGCCAACTCCGGCGGCTATCCCTTCAAAAGCAGCAGACGCGAAGCGCGGCACGGCAGACGGCCAGGATCGGCTGGCGCAGGCGGCCAGCAAGGGCAAAAGGCAGGACGAGGCGGGCTCCGCTGCTGAGTCCAGCTACCGAAGCGACGTCATCAGCAAACTTGGCCGCGTGTATCGAGCAGTGCCGCCGTCGTTGCAAGCGACGGCGCGCAGCAACACCGTTGTCACCTTCATCATCGGCAGGCAGGGCAACATCGATGAGCTGCGTGTCGTCGAAAGCTCGGGCTCGGCAACTTTCGACCAGATCGTGCTTGGTTTCGTTCGCAAGGCGGCCCCCTTCCCTCCGATCCCGCCAAAGGTTGGCAACAGTCTGGAATTCACCGGCGCGATCGGTCCGTTCTGA
- a CDS encoding antibiotic biosynthesis monooxygenase family protein has protein sequence MYIAMNRFKVQNGSEADFEAVWKNRDSSLAEMKGFREFHLLRGPVNETEGYTLFASHTVWASQDDFVAWTKSENFRAAHRNVGTTKVHYLGHPQFEGFSVVEGA, from the coding sequence ATGTACATCGCCATGAACCGGTTCAAGGTGCAGAACGGCTCGGAGGCCGATTTCGAAGCCGTGTGGAAGAACCGCGATTCCAGCCTTGCCGAGATGAAGGGTTTTCGGGAATTTCACCTGCTGCGCGGCCCGGTTAACGAGACCGAAGGCTATACGCTGTTTGCTTCGCACACGGTGTGGGCGAGCCAGGACGATTTCGTCGCCTGGACCAAATCGGAGAATTTCCGCGCCGCCCACAGGAATGTCGGCACGACGAAGGTCCACTATCTCGGCCACCCGCAATTCGAGGGCTTTTCGGTCGTCGAGGGCGCCTGA
- a CDS encoding sugar kinase yields the protein MAGNGVASVGECMLELSGQTGPNWRMGFAGDTFNTLWALHALSGNRPATYVSAFGDDPFSQGQIGFFAENGIGIGSSPVIPGARPGLYAITLTGAERSFTYWRGDAAARQLASDPAALSKSLENQALVYFSGITLAILDDAARKTLLSAVAKARAAGSLIAFDPNYRPRLWRRREEAQAAIVEALDVTDIALPTFPDEQMLFGDETPRATAERLGQWVGEVVVKNGEQPALIAQNETLHDVPAIHVAAPVDTTGAGDSFNGGYLAARLAGHGPQEAAGRAHRVAAAVVQVRGALAPFETLRAAFDS from the coding sequence ATGGCGGGAAACGGTGTCGCTTCGGTCGGCGAATGCATGCTCGAACTGTCGGGCCAGACCGGTCCGAACTGGCGCATGGGTTTTGCCGGCGACACGTTCAACACGCTGTGGGCCCTCCATGCGCTGAGCGGAAACCGGCCGGCAACCTATGTCTCGGCCTTCGGCGATGACCCCTTTTCGCAGGGCCAGATCGGCTTTTTCGCTGAAAACGGCATCGGCATCGGTTCCAGCCCGGTCATACCAGGCGCAAGGCCCGGCCTCTACGCGATCACGCTGACCGGCGCCGAGCGCTCCTTCACCTACTGGCGCGGCGACGCTGCCGCCCGGCAGCTTGCCTCGGATCCCGCCGCACTGTCGAAAAGCCTGGAAAATCAGGCGCTTGTGTACTTTTCCGGAATCACTTTGGCAATTCTGGACGACGCCGCGCGCAAAACGCTGCTGTCGGCTGTGGCCAAGGCGCGTGCCGCTGGCTCCCTGATCGCCTTCGACCCCAATTATCGCCCACGGCTCTGGCGCCGGCGCGAGGAGGCGCAGGCAGCGATCGTCGAGGCGCTTGATGTCACCGACATCGCATTGCCGACCTTCCCGGACGAGCAAATGCTGTTTGGTGATGAGACACCGCGGGCGACCGCGGAGCGGCTTGGACAATGGGTCGGCGAAGTCGTCGTCAAGAACGGCGAACAGCCGGCGCTGATTGCTCAAAACGAAACATTGCACGACGTGCCGGCGATCCACGTCGCGGCCCCCGTCGACACCACCGGCGCTGGCGATTCATTCAATGGCGGCTATCTCGCGGCTCGGCTTGCCGGCCATGGTCCGCAGGAAGCGGCAGGCCGGGCGCATCGCGTCGCCGCCGCCGTGGTCCAGGTTCGCGGCGCCCTGGCGCCATTCGAGACGCTGCGGGCGGCTTTCGACAGCTGA